Proteins from a single region of Tistrella mobilis:
- a CDS encoding ferredoxin reductase family protein, with protein MSAPKRLLIAFLVVLPGLWLATGQIFQAPAEIFAIRPAMMQGTGILAIGAMSLALVLAMRPVRLEGLLGGLDKGYRLHKWLGITALVAAVIHWLWAQAPKWAVGWGLLDRPARNRVPVEPGTLEATLRSWRGFAESVGEWAFYAAAALILLALIRRFPYRRVFQVHRLLALAYLVLVFHAAVLFTFDQWAQPVGIVVALLLAAGTVSALLALFGRIGIRRRVAGRVSRLAHDPATHVLEVDLALSGSWPGHRAGQFAFVTFDAAEGPHPFTISSAWQGDGRLRFHVKALGDHTRALPARLTQGDPVTVEGPYGRFDFIDHQPAQLWVAGGIGITPFLARLEALAAAPERRPVDLVYCAAAPAPDFVARLQALATAAGVRLHVLASGRDGRLDAGRLAGLVPGWREASIWFCGPAGFGRSLRRGLARLGLARGRFHQEAFEMR; from the coding sequence ATGTCCGCGCCCAAGCGGTTGCTGATTGCCTTCCTTGTCGTCCTGCCCGGCCTCTGGCTCGCCACCGGGCAGATCTTCCAGGCGCCCGCAGAGATTTTCGCCATCCGCCCGGCGATGATGCAGGGCACCGGCATTCTGGCGATCGGTGCGATGAGCCTGGCCCTGGTGCTGGCGATGCGGCCGGTGCGCCTTGAAGGCCTGCTCGGCGGGCTCGACAAGGGCTATCGGCTGCACAAATGGCTGGGCATCACGGCGCTGGTCGCGGCCGTCATCCATTGGCTGTGGGCCCAGGCGCCGAAATGGGCGGTGGGCTGGGGGCTGCTCGACCGGCCGGCGCGCAACCGGGTGCCGGTCGAGCCGGGCACCCTGGAAGCCACCCTGCGCAGCTGGCGCGGCTTTGCGGAAAGCGTCGGCGAATGGGCCTTCTATGCGGCGGCGGCACTTATCCTGCTTGCGCTGATCCGGCGCTTCCCCTATCGCCGGGTCTTTCAGGTCCACCGGCTGCTGGCCCTGGCCTATCTGGTGCTGGTCTTCCATGCCGCGGTGCTGTTCACCTTCGATCAGTGGGCCCAGCCGGTCGGCATCGTGGTGGCCCTGCTGCTGGCGGCCGGCACCGTCTCGGCCCTTCTGGCCCTGTTCGGCCGGATCGGGATCCGCCGGCGCGTGGCCGGCCGGGTCTCCCGCCTGGCCCATGATCCGGCCACCCATGTGCTGGAGGTCGATCTGGCCCTCTCGGGCAGCTGGCCGGGGCATCGGGCGGGGCAGTTCGCCTTCGTCACCTTCGATGCCGCCGAAGGCCCGCATCCCTTCACCATTTCCTCCGCCTGGCAGGGCGACGGGCGGCTGCGCTTCCATGTCAAGGCGCTGGGGGATCATACCCGGGCCCTGCCGGCCCGGCTGACGCAGGGCGATCCGGTGACCGTCGAAGGGCCCTATGGCCGCTTCGACTTCATCGATCACCAGCCGGCCCAGCTCTGGGTGGCCGGCGGTATCGGCATCACGCCCTTCCTTGCACGGCTGGAGGCGCTGGCGGCAGCACCCGAGCGGCGGCCGGTCGATCTGGTCTATTGCGCGGCGGCGCCGGCGCCGGATTTCGTCGCCCGACTTCAGGCGCTGGCGACGGCGGCCGGGGTGCGGCTGCATGTCCTGGCGAGCGGTCGCGACGGCCGGCTTGATGCCGGCCGTCTGGCGGGGCTGGTGCCGGGCTGGCGCGAGGCCTCGATCTGGTTCTGCGGCCCGGCCGGGTTCGGCCGCAGCCTCCGTCGCGGGCTTGCCCGTCTCGGTCTTGCCCGCGGCCGCTTCCATCAGGAAGCCTTCGAAATGCGCTGA
- a CDS encoding TetR/AcrR family transcriptional regulator: protein MPPVPPATSPRKRPVQARSRATVETILDGAAHILIRDGFDRATTTRIAEAAGVGIGSLYQYFPSKEAVVAALIDRHAAALTRVFDDLAPRLAGRPPAEAVAMIVAAATDAHRLHPALHRVLNEQVPRIGDMARIRDVSAAITSHVARWIATLPLAPGRDPAILAVLVERSIEAVVHGALADGHDRLPRALHDELVTMLARHLAPETPRQDQRISKAS from the coding sequence ATGCCGCCTGTCCCCCCCGCCACAAGCCCGCGGAAACGGCCGGTTCAGGCCCGATCGCGCGCCACCGTTGAGACGATCCTGGACGGCGCCGCTCACATTCTGATCCGCGACGGCTTCGACCGTGCCACCACCACCCGCATCGCCGAGGCGGCAGGCGTGGGCATCGGCTCGCTCTATCAGTATTTCCCGTCCAAGGAAGCGGTGGTCGCGGCGCTGATCGACCGCCACGCCGCAGCCCTGACCCGGGTATTCGACGACCTGGCGCCGCGACTTGCCGGCAGGCCGCCGGCCGAGGCGGTGGCGATGATCGTCGCGGCCGCGACCGATGCCCACCGCCTGCACCCGGCCCTGCACCGGGTGCTGAACGAACAGGTGCCGCGGATCGGCGACATGGCCCGGATCAGGGACGTCTCGGCGGCGATCACCAGCCATGTCGCCCGCTGGATCGCCACCCTGCCCCTGGCCCCCGGTCGGGACCCCGCCATTCTTGCCGTGCTGGTGGAGCGGAGCATCGAGGCCGTCGTCCACGGCGCCCTCGCCGACGGGCATGACCGCCTGCCCCGGGCGCTGCATGACGAACTGGTCACCATGCTCGCCCGGCATCTGGCGCCGGAGACACCCCGCCAGGATCAGCGCATTTCGAAGGCTTCCTGA
- a CDS encoding RNA polymerase sigma factor translates to MTGPDAAHRAVEAAARQSRARLVAFLAARFRDLAAAEDAVADAFRIALDLWPRQGVPHAPEAWLATVARRRITHALRHGAVRRAAEPALTLLAGEAEDAAMAARPLPDDRLALLFVCAHPAIAPEMRAPLMLQAVLGLDAARIGSAFLVAPATMGQRLVRAKARIRSAGIGFQLPEPQDLPERLSHVLDAVYAAFGTGWEMVAGGDTRGADLTGEALWLGRLLVELMPAAAEARGLLALMAHCEARRPARRDAAGRYVPIDLQDTTLWRADLIAEAEAQLAAAAALGRPGRYQLEAAIQSAHNARADPAGRPQPGPDIRLALYKALMAIAPSAGAAVGHAAALAGTAGPMHGLHALDAVAGLETYQPAWALRAHLLAASGDAASARAAYARAIGLAEDPAVRSWLAAAAAGLNDGA, encoded by the coding sequence GTGACCGGCCCCGACGCGGCACACAGGGCGGTCGAGGCGGCGGCACGGCAGTCCCGTGCCCGCCTCGTCGCCTTCCTGGCCGCACGGTTCCGCGACCTGGCCGCGGCAGAGGATGCCGTGGCCGATGCCTTCCGGATCGCGCTCGACCTCTGGCCCCGGCAGGGTGTGCCGCACGCGCCGGAGGCTTGGCTCGCCACGGTCGCCCGCCGCCGGATCACCCATGCCCTGCGCCATGGGGCCGTGCGCCGGGCGGCCGAACCGGCCCTGACCCTGCTGGCGGGGGAGGCGGAGGATGCGGCGATGGCGGCGCGCCCCCTGCCCGACGATCGCCTGGCCCTGCTGTTCGTCTGCGCCCATCCCGCGATCGCCCCCGAGATGCGCGCGCCGTTGATGCTGCAGGCGGTGCTGGGGCTGGATGCCGCCCGGATCGGATCGGCCTTTCTGGTGGCACCCGCCACCATGGGGCAGCGGCTGGTCAGGGCCAAGGCGCGGATCCGGAGTGCCGGCATCGGCTTTCAGCTGCCCGAGCCGCAGGATCTGCCGGAACGGTTGAGCCATGTGCTGGATGCCGTCTACGCCGCCTTCGGCACCGGCTGGGAGATGGTGGCCGGCGGCGATACCCGCGGCGCCGACCTGACCGGCGAGGCCCTGTGGCTGGGCCGGCTGCTGGTGGAACTGATGCCGGCCGCGGCCGAGGCGCGCGGTCTTCTGGCCCTGATGGCCCATTGCGAGGCACGCCGCCCGGCAAGGCGCGACGCCGCCGGGCGCTATGTCCCGATCGATCTTCAGGACACCACGCTCTGGCGGGCGGATCTGATCGCCGAGGCCGAAGCCCAGCTGGCCGCGGCCGCAGCCCTGGGGCGCCCCGGCCGCTATCAGCTGGAGGCGGCGATCCAGTCCGCCCATAACGCACGCGCCGACCCCGCCGGCCGGCCGCAACCCGGCCCCGACATCCGCCTGGCCCTCTATAAGGCCCTGATGGCGATCGCCCCATCCGCGGGGGCCGCCGTTGGCCATGCCGCCGCCCTGGCCGGAACGGCGGGCCCGATGCACGGGCTTCATGCCCTCGACGCCGTCGCCGGGCTTGAAACCTATCAGCCCGCCTGGGCGCTTCGGGCCCATCTGCTGGCGGCGTCGGGCGATGCCGCATCGGCCCGCGCCGCCTATGCCCGGGCGATCGGCCTGGCCGAGGACCCGGCCGTGCGCAGCTGGCTTGCGGCTGCGGCCGCCGGCCTCAATGACGGGGCGTGA
- a CDS encoding YciI family protein produces the protein MQYMMVIYETAEAHAKQKDPARAGAYWGGWGAYVEAIRASGIMLEGHGLLPPETATTLRITDGRREVQDGPFADTKERLAGYFVIEVPDLDTALDWAARCPAAAEGAVELRPVMPSAQEPGGAA, from the coding sequence ATGCAGTACATGATGGTGATCTACGAAACCGCCGAAGCCCATGCGAAGCAGAAGGATCCGGCCCGGGCCGGGGCCTATTGGGGCGGCTGGGGCGCCTATGTCGAGGCGATCCGCGCCTCGGGCATCATGCTGGAAGGCCACGGGCTGCTGCCGCCCGAGACGGCGACGACGCTGCGGATCACGGACGGGCGCCGCGAGGTGCAGGACGGCCCCTTTGCCGACACCAAGGAGCGGCTCGCCGGCTATTTCGTGATCGAGGTGCCGGATCTGGACACGGCCCTCGACTGGGCCGCCCGCTGCCCCGCGGCGGCCGAGGGCGCGGTGGAGCTGCGGCCGGTGATGCCCTCGGCGCAGGAACCCGGGGGCGCGGCGTGA
- a CDS encoding energy-coupling factor ABC transporter permease produces MHIMEGYLPATHAALWAAVSAPFVIHGARRITRLVRETPEVKLLLAASGAYVFVLSALKLPSVTGSCSHPTGTGLAATLFGPTVTTVLGTIVLLFQALLLAHGGLTTLGANVFSMAIAGPFVAWGLFHGLTRMGAGAALAIFVAATLGDLATYVVTSLQLALAFPDPAGGIAGAASKFLGIFALTQVPLAISEGLLTVVVFNMLGRYSRSELKALDLFRGRVAS; encoded by the coding sequence TTGCATATTATGGAAGGTTATCTGCCGGCGACCCATGCTGCCCTCTGGGCGGCGGTCTCGGCACCCTTCGTCATTCACGGTGCCCGCCGCATCACCCGGCTGGTCCGCGAAACGCCGGAAGTGAAGCTGCTGCTGGCGGCGTCCGGCGCCTATGTCTTCGTGCTCTCGGCGCTGAAACTGCCCTCGGTCACCGGCAGCTGTTCCCATCCGACCGGAACGGGGCTGGCCGCCACCCTGTTCGGGCCCACGGTCACCACCGTGCTCGGCACCATCGTGCTGCTGTTTCAGGCCCTGCTGCTCGCCCATGGCGGGCTCACCACCCTTGGCGCCAACGTGTTCTCCATGGCGATCGCCGGGCCCTTCGTGGCCTGGGGGCTGTTCCACGGCCTCACCCGCATGGGGGCCGGGGCCGCGCTCGCGATCTTCGTCGCGGCGACGCTCGGCGATCTTGCGACCTATGTGGTGACCTCGCTGCAGCTGGCGCTCGCCTTTCCCGATCCGGCCGGCGGCATCGCCGGGGCGGCATCGAAGTTCCTGGGCATTTTCGCCCTCACCCAGGTGCCGCTGGCGATCAGCGAGGGGCTGCTGACCGTGGTGGTGTTCAACATGCTCGGCCGTTACAGCCGCTCGGAACTGAAGGCGCTGGATCTGTTCCGCGGGCGGGTGGCGTCATGA
- a CDS encoding energy-coupling factor ABC transporter substrate-binding protein, translating into MMKRNLVLLALVVMLAIAPLLIHPPGTVEFAGADGQAELVIGEIAPDYVPWFQPLWEPPSGEIESLLFALQAAIGAGLLGYYFGLRRGRREADPAADEAAPARADGPRA; encoded by the coding sequence ATGATGAAGCGCAATCTGGTTCTGCTTGCCCTGGTCGTGATGCTGGCGATCGCACCGCTGCTGATCCATCCGCCCGGCACGGTGGAATTCGCCGGGGCCGACGGTCAGGCGGAACTGGTGATCGGCGAGATCGCGCCGGACTATGTGCCCTGGTTCCAGCCGCTGTGGGAGCCGCCGAGCGGCGAGATCGAAAGCCTGCTCTTCGCCCTGCAGGCGGCGATCGGCGCCGGTCTGCTCGGCTATTATTTCGGCCTGCGCCGTGGCCGCCGCGAGGCGGACCCGGCCGCGGACGAGGCGGCACCGGCACGTGCCGACGGACCCCGCGCCTGA
- the cbiQ gene encoding cobalt ECF transporter T component CbiQ, translated as MRAIDRAAQTNRWRRRPAAEKALIFIGLMLVSLIAAGWIGQIVILTLVLCLVLGAARVAPRDLRAAAVVPAGFILAGTAVQMITLHWAAGPEVVGPVVGIAGPEMLSAAAFTGLRSITCVACLIGLGLTTPLTSLLQMVQRRGLAPDISDLAMMMFRIVWLVLDCLETGQRAQAARLGHAGWGRQIRSGGRLLAGLLPRVLDRAQRMNAGLAVRGYDGRLRFAGTEAVAAPARLALLAGGLVLAAAGAVWIG; from the coding sequence ATGCGGGCCATCGATCGTGCCGCGCAGACCAACCGTTGGCGCAGACGACCGGCTGCCGAAAAGGCCCTGATCTTCATCGGGCTGATGCTGGTCTCGCTGATCGCGGCCGGCTGGATCGGCCAGATCGTGATCCTGACGCTGGTCCTTTGCCTGGTGCTGGGGGCGGCACGGGTGGCCCCGCGGGATCTGCGCGCCGCGGCCGTGGTGCCGGCCGGTTTCATCCTGGCCGGCACCGCCGTGCAGATGATCACGCTGCATTGGGCGGCCGGGCCGGAAGTGGTGGGGCCGGTTGTGGGCATCGCCGGGCCCGAGATGCTGTCTGCTGCCGCTTTCACCGGCCTCAGAAGCATCACCTGCGTCGCCTGTCTGATCGGGCTTGGGTTGACCACGCCGCTGACCTCGCTGCTGCAGATGGTTCAGCGTCGCGGGCTCGCCCCCGACATCTCGGATCTGGCGATGATGATGTTCCGCATCGTCTGGCTGGTGCTGGACTGTCTTGAGACGGGGCAGCGTGCCCAGGCGGCCCGGCTGGGGCATGCCGGCTGGGGCCGGCAGATCCGCTCGGGCGGGCGGCTGCTTGCGGGGCTTCTGCCCCGCGTGCTGGATCGGGCGCAGCGGATGAATGCCGGGCTCGCGGTGCGCGGTTATGACGGCCGTCTGCGCTTTGCCGGCACCGAGGCGGTTGCGGCCCCGGCGCGGCTTGCCCTGCTTGCCGGTGGTCTGGTGCTTGCTGCGGCCGGGGCGGTCTGGATCGGCTGA
- a CDS encoding energy-coupling factor ABC transporter ATP-binding protein, whose translation MLEARGLVHHYPGGVTALDHVDLAIPAGGRLAILGANGAGKSTLLLALAGAIRTDQGQVVLDGTPVTHDRKGLTRLRHRVGLVFQDPDDQLFAATVAEDVSFGPLNLGLTAAEARERTAEALAMMGVVHLADRATHMLSFGQRKRVAIAGLLAMRPGILLLDEPTAGLDPAGVDELMQRLDAVAGTGTAVVIATHDMDLANGWADRVAVFGRGRIVLDGAPDTVFEDEVLLSGLGLRLPMLRRLASALASRGLLPAGPLPRRLEDLVAALPPLR comes from the coding sequence ATGCTCGAAGCCCGCGGTCTGGTCCATCATTATCCGGGCGGCGTCACGGCGCTCGACCATGTCGATCTGGCGATCCCGGCCGGCGGCCGGCTGGCCATTCTGGGCGCCAATGGCGCCGGCAAATCCACCCTGCTGCTGGCGCTGGCCGGGGCGATCCGCACCGATCAGGGGCAGGTCGTGCTGGACGGCACCCCGGTCACCCACGACCGCAAGGGCCTGACCCGGCTGCGGCACCGTGTCGGTCTGGTGTTTCAGGACCCGGATGATCAGCTCTTTGCGGCGACCGTCGCCGAGGATGTGAGCTTCGGCCCGCTCAATCTGGGGCTGACGGCAGCCGAGGCCCGGGAGCGCACGGCCGAGGCGCTGGCGATGATGGGTGTCGTCCATCTCGCCGACCGGGCCACCCATATGCTCAGCTTCGGCCAGCGCAAGCGGGTCGCGATCGCGGGGCTGCTCGCCATGCGTCCCGGCATTCTGCTGCTCGACGAGCCGACGGCAGGGCTGGATCCGGCGGGGGTGGACGAGCTGATGCAGCGCCTGGATGCGGTGGCGGGCACCGGCACCGCCGTGGTCATCGCCACCCATGACATGGATCTGGCCAATGGCTGGGCCGACCGTGTCGCCGTTTTCGGCCGTGGCCGGATCGTCCTGGACGGGGCGCCCGACACGGTTTTCGAAGACGAGGTGCTGCTGTCGGGGCTGGGGCTGCGCCTGCCGATGCTGCGCCGTCTGGCCTCTGCCCTGGCATCCCGTGGACTCTTGCCGGCCGGGCCCCTGCCGCGGCGGCTGGAGGATCTGGTGGCGGCACTACCACCATTGCGATAA
- a CDS encoding sigma-54-dependent Fis family transcriptional regulator: protein MSQQSGLQMQTLTGVRGQFRDAGHLPDGSVPEVIGRSWQRCASRGLAMNRPARQDPLGLAALRRQRERNHDLLRLATPELDLLAHAMADARGVAILTDSRGLILDARGDDGFAGRARRVFLQPGACWSEEHEGTNAVGTALAEGGLVEVDGAEHYLDENRFLVCTAMPVFDPSGRIAGLFDLSADARRPQTHARTLIRLAVANLEHRWAMQAAEADGADLLVRLHSHPSWLGTPHEGLLAFRDGRLTAANRIALGLLGVDASTIGETDWEALFDGAMTGEARLLHTRAGGVPMHLRVSRPAPAAPRRRPAPGPVAEAQAVTVRGGMVWDSGTDALLARAVRAADADIPVLLQGETGTGKEVFVRALHRRSSLTDRPLVAVNCAAIPEGLLESELFGYEDGAFTGARRRGSTGRIRQAEGGILFLDEIGDMPLGLQARLLRVLQDGEVLPLGAGKPVKVDFRLVAATHQDLKTAVAEGRFRSDLYYRLNHLSVTLTPLRDRRPLDGIVDAVFAATGAATRAIRLSDEARRRLIGHGWPGNLRELANLLRTLVALADDGAVIEAEDLPEDIRAEAKPNPTNPTDPMAGAGAPAQPSQASPVTPAVSASPGPASLRALTDEAVFRALAGTGGNISAAARVLGIHRATLHRRLKASG, encoded by the coding sequence ATGTCCCAGCAGTCCGGGCTGCAGATGCAGACGCTCACCGGCGTCCGCGGCCAGTTCCGCGATGCCGGCCACCTGCCTGACGGATCCGTGCCCGAGGTGATCGGCCGGTCCTGGCAACGCTGCGCCTCTCGCGGGCTGGCGATGAACCGGCCGGCGCGACAGGATCCGCTCGGCCTGGCGGCGCTGCGCCGCCAGCGGGAGCGCAATCACGACCTGCTGCGCCTTGCCACCCCCGAACTCGACCTGCTCGCCCATGCCATGGCGGATGCGCGCGGCGTGGCGATCCTGACCGATTCCCGCGGCCTGATCCTGGATGCACGCGGCGATGACGGCTTCGCCGGCCGGGCCCGCCGGGTGTTCCTGCAGCCGGGCGCCTGCTGGTCGGAAGAACATGAAGGCACCAATGCGGTCGGCACGGCGCTGGCCGAAGGCGGCCTGGTGGAGGTCGACGGGGCGGAGCATTATCTGGACGAGAACCGCTTCCTGGTCTGCACCGCGATGCCGGTCTTCGATCCGTCCGGGCGGATCGCCGGGCTGTTCGACCTGTCGGCCGATGCCCGCCGCCCGCAGACCCATGCCCGGACCCTGATCCGCCTGGCGGTCGCCAATCTGGAGCATCGCTGGGCGATGCAGGCCGCCGAGGCCGACGGCGCCGATCTGCTGGTGCGGCTGCATTCCCACCCCTCCTGGCTCGGCACCCCGCATGAGGGGCTGCTGGCCTTCCGCGACGGGCGGCTGACCGCGGCCAACCGCATCGCCCTCGGCCTGCTCGGCGTCGATGCCTCGACGATCGGCGAGACCGACTGGGAAGCCCTGTTCGACGGGGCGATGACCGGCGAGGCCCGGCTTCTGCACACCCGTGCCGGCGGCGTGCCGATGCATCTGCGCGTCTCGCGCCCCGCCCCCGCGGCACCGCGCCGCCGCCCGGCGCCTGGCCCCGTCGCCGAGGCCCAGGCCGTGACCGTTCGCGGCGGCATGGTGTGGGACAGCGGCACCGACGCCCTGCTCGCCCGCGCCGTGCGGGCCGCAGATGCCGATATCCCGGTGCTGCTGCAGGGGGAAACCGGTACCGGCAAAGAGGTCTTCGTGCGCGCGCTGCACCGCCGGTCCAGCCTGACCGACCGGCCCCTGGTCGCCGTGAACTGCGCCGCCATTCCGGAAGGCCTGCTGGAAAGCGAGCTGTTCGGCTACGAGGACGGCGCCTTCACCGGCGCCCGGCGGCGCGGCTCCACCGGCCGCATCCGCCAGGCCGAGGGCGGTATCCTGTTTCTGGACGAAATCGGCGACATGCCGCTTGGCCTGCAGGCGCGGCTGCTGAGGGTGCTTCAGGATGGTGAGGTGCTGCCGCTGGGGGCCGGCAAGCCGGTTAAGGTCGATTTCCGGCTGGTCGCCGCCACCCATCAGGACCTGAAGACGGCCGTGGCCGAAGGGCGCTTCCGCAGCGACCTCTATTACCGCCTGAACCATCTGTCGGTGACCCTGACGCCGCTGCGCGACCGCCGGCCGCTGGACGGCATCGTCGACGCCGTCTTCGCCGCCACCGGGGCCGCCACACGCGCCATCCGCCTGTCGGACGAGGCCCGCCGCCGGCTGATCGGCCACGGCTGGCCCGGCAATCTGCGCGAGCTGGCCAACCTGCTGCGCACCCTGGTCGCGCTGGCGGATGACGGAGCGGTGATCGAGGCGGAAGACCTGCCGGAAGACATCCGGGCAGAGGCAAAACCCAACCCCACCAACCCCACCGACCCCATGGCCGGGGCCGGGGCCCCGGCACAGCCGTCTCAGGCCTCTCCGGTCACGCCGGCGGTTTCGGCGTCGCCAGGCCCCGCCTCCCTCCGCGCCCTGACCGATGAGGCGGTCTTCCGCGCCCTGGCGGGGACGGGGGGCAATATCAGCGCAGCCGCCCGTGTGCTGGGCATTCACCGCGCCACGCTTCACCGCCGGCTGAAGGCTTCGGGCTGA
- the adhP gene encoding alcohol dehydrogenase AdhP → MSLPNTMKAAVVRAFGQPLVIDEVPVPRPDPGQVLIKVVASGVCHTDLHAAEGDWPVKPEPPFIPGHEGVGYVAAVGAGVRSVKEGDRVGVPWLHTACGHCEHCITGWETLCGDQQNTGYSVDGGFADYVLADPAYVGHLPQALGFEAAAPILCAGVTVYKGIKETEARPGQWLVVSGVGGLGHLAVQYGKAMGLHVAAVDIGDEKLALARRLGADVALDARDPEVVQKMITETEGGAHGVLVTAVSEKAFAQAADMLRRRGIMALCGLPPGTFPISIFNMVLNRRTIRGSIVGTRADLAECLTFAGEGKVAATYSTARLEDVNDVFDRMRAGKIEGRVVLQI, encoded by the coding sequence ATGTCTCTGCCGAACACGATGAAGGCGGCCGTGGTGCGCGCTTTCGGCCAGCCGCTGGTCATAGACGAGGTTCCCGTGCCGCGCCCGGATCCCGGGCAGGTCCTGATCAAGGTCGTGGCCTCGGGTGTCTGCCATACCGATCTTCATGCGGCCGAGGGCGACTGGCCGGTGAAGCCGGAACCGCCCTTCATCCCCGGCCATGAAGGCGTGGGCTATGTCGCCGCCGTGGGCGCCGGGGTGCGGTCGGTGAAAGAGGGCGACCGGGTGGGCGTGCCCTGGCTGCACACCGCCTGCGGCCATTGCGAGCACTGCATCACCGGCTGGGAAACCCTCTGCGGCGATCAGCAGAACACCGGCTATTCCGTCGACGGCGGCTTTGCCGATTATGTGCTTGCCGACCCGGCCTATGTCGGCCACCTGCCCCAGGCGCTGGGCTTCGAGGCGGCGGCCCCGATCCTTTGTGCCGGCGTCACCGTCTACAAGGGCATCAAGGAGACCGAGGCCCGGCCCGGCCAGTGGCTGGTGGTCTCGGGCGTCGGCGGCCTCGGTCATCTGGCCGTGCAATACGGCAAGGCGATGGGGCTGCATGTGGCGGCGGTCGATATCGGGGATGAAAAGCTGGCACTCGCCCGCCGGCTGGGCGCCGATGTGGCGCTGGATGCCCGCGACCCCGAGGTCGTGCAGAAGATGATCACCGAGACCGAGGGCGGCGCCCATGGCGTGCTGGTCACCGCGGTTTCCGAGAAGGCCTTCGCCCAGGCTGCCGACATGCTCCGCCGCCGCGGCATCATGGCGCTTTGCGGCCTGCCGCCCGGCACCTTCCCGATCTCGATCTTCAACATGGTGCTCAACCGCCGCACCATCCGCGGATCGATCGTCGGCACCCGGGCCGATCTTGCCGAATGCCTCACCTTCGCCGGCGAGGGCAAGGTGGCGGCGACCTATTCGACCGCGCGGCTGGAAGACGTCAACGATGTCTTCGATCGCATGCGGGCCGGCAAAATCGAAGGCCGGGTCGTCCTGCAGATCTGA